A stretch of the Nicotiana tabacum cultivar K326 chromosome 6, ASM71507v2, whole genome shotgun sequence genome encodes the following:
- the LOC107815454 gene encoding ribonuclease TUDOR 1: MASTGWLKGRVKAVPSGDSLVIMGSSKAEIPPEKSITLASLMAPRLARRGGVDEPFAWQSREFLRKLCIGKEVTFKVEYTVPSIGREYGTVFLGDKNVSMLVVASGWAKVREQGQQKDANPYLKPLQDAEEQAKQQGLGRWSRAPGASEASIRNLPPSAIGDPSIFDARGLLEENKGKLIEAFVEQVRDGSTLRVYLLPDFQFIQVFIAGIQAPTMGRRATSETVVNASITSDEPNGESTTEPRATPTTAQRLAASAASVSEVAPDPYGREAKHFTETRVLNRDVRIVLEGVDKFSNLIGSVYYPDGESAKNLGLELVENGYAKYIDWSANMLEGEVKKQLKDAELQAKKTRLRIWTNYVPPATNSKAIHDQNFTGKVVEVVSGDCLIIADDSLPFGHPSAERRVNLSSIRTPKMGNPRRDEKPAPYAREAKEFLRNRLIGRQVHVSMEYSRKVGMADGPGAPASGTDSRVMDFGSVFLASKDGDDASPAPSAAGNQLAGVNVAELLVGRGFATVVRHRDFEERSNYYDALLSAESRAISGKKGMHSPKEPPVMHVTDLLAGPSKKARDFLPFLQRNRRMSAVVEYVLSGHRFKLFIPKETCSIAFSISGVRCPGRDEPYSEEAIALMRRKIMQRDVEIEVETVDRTGTFLGTLWESRSNVAVTLLEAGLARLQTSFGTDRIQDAHLLMQAEQAAKRQKLKVWENYVEGEEVANGGAAEKRQKEEVKVTVTEVLGGGKFYVQLVSDQKVAAIQKQLASLNLQEAPVIGAFNPKKGDIVLAQFSADNSWNRAMIVNAPRGAVESSKDKFEVFYIDYGNQEVVSYSQLRPLEASVSSSPGLAQLCSLAHVKVPGLEDDYGQEAAYRLSELLLSGPKEFRAAIEEKDASGGKVKGQGTGTIFLVTLVDPETDVSINATLLKEGLARMEKRRRWEPKDKQQALDELEKYQTEARQKRLAMWEYGDVESDDEDSAIPAKKAAGKR, translated from the exons ATGGCATCAACAGGATGGTTGAAGGGAAGAGTGAAAGCCGTTCCCTCTGGTGACAGTTTGGTGATAATGGGCAGTTCCAAGGCTGAAATTCCCCCTGAAAAATCTATTACCTTAGCATCTCTAATGGCTCCACGATTG GCACGTCGTGGTGGGGTGGATGAGCCATTTGCATGGCAAAGCAGAGAGTTCTTGAGGAAGCTTTGCATTGGAAAG GAGGTCACCTTCAAGGTGGAATATACTGTACCTTCCATAGGGAGGGAATATGGCACTGTTTTTCTTGGCGACAAGAATGTTTCCATGCTAGTTGTTGCTTCAGGCTGGGCCAAG GTCAGGGAGCAGGGTCAACAGAAAGATGCTAACCCCTATTTAAAACCGCTGCAAGATGCTGAGGAACAAGCTAAGCAACAAGGTCTAGGTCGTTGGAGTAGG GCACCTGGTGCTTCTGAGGCATCTATTAGGAATCTACCTCCATCTGCAATCGGTGATCCTAGTATCTTTGATGCAAGGGGCCTTTTGGAGGAAAATAAAGGTAAGCTGATAGAAGCATTTGTTGAGCAGGTTCGTGATGGAAGTACACTGCGAGTGTACTTGCTTCCAGACTTCCAGTTCATCCAAGTGTTCATTGCCGGAATACAG GCACCAACTATGGGAAGAAGAGCAACATCAGAAACTGTTGTTAATGCTAGTATTACCTCTGATGAACCAAACGGAGAATCAACTACTGAACCTCGTGCTACTCCGACAACAGCTCAGAGGCTGGCAGCCTCAGCAGCATCTGTATCAGAAGTTGCTCCAGATCCATATGGCAGAGAAGCAAAGCATTTTACCGAAACTCGTGTGTTAAATAGAGAT GTTCGGATTGTCCTGGAGGGTGTTGACAAGTTTAGCAATCTGATTGGCTCAGTGTACTATCCTGATGGAGAATCGGCAAAAAACCTGGGTTTGGAGCTTGTTGAAAAT GGTTATGCTAAGTACATTGATTGGAGTGCAAACATGCTTGAGGGGGAAGTCAAGAAGCAGTTGAAAGATGCTGAGCTTCAGGCCAAGAAGACTCGCCTAAGAATCTGGACGAACTATGTACCCCCAGCAACAAATTCCAAGGCTATTCATGACCAGAATTTCACAGGAAAG GTGGTTGAGGTTGTCAGCGGAGATTGTCTCATTATAGCTGATGATTCTCTGCCATTTGGACATCCATCAGCAGAACGAAGAGTTAATCTTTCAAGTATTAGGACTCCTAAAATGGGGAATCCTCGTAGAGATGAAAAGCCTGCTCCCTATGCTCGTGAAGCAAAGGAATTTTTGAGAAATCGCCTTATCGGAAGACAG GTTCATGTTTCAATGGAGTACTCTCGAAAGGTCGGCATGGCAGATGGGCCTGGTGCTCCTGCCAGTGGCACAGATTCAAGGGTGATGGACTTTGGATCTGTATTCCTAGCATCAAAGGATGGGGATGATGCATCACCTGCTCCATCTGCTGCAGGCAACCAGTTGGCTGGAGTGAATGTTGCTGAGCTTTTAGTTGGCCGTGGTTTTGCAACTGTTGTTAGACATCGTGATTTTGAAGAACGCTCAAACTATTATGATGCCCTTCTCTCAGCAGAATCACGCGCTATTTCTGGGAAAAAGGGCATGCATTCTCCTAAAGAACCTCCAGTGATGCATGTTACAGATTTGCTAGCA GGACCGTCAAAGAAAGCTAGAGACTTTTTGCCTTTCTTGCAGCGTAACAGGAGGATGTCTGCTGTAGTAGAATATGTCCTCAGTGGTCATAGATTCAAACTGTTTATTCCCAAGGAGACTTGCAGCATTGCTTTTTCTATCTCTGGAGTGAGATGCCCAGGTCGTGATGAACCCTACTCTGAGGAAGCCATTGCCTTGATGAGGAGGAAGATAATGCAGAGGGATGTTGAG ATCGAGGTAGAAACAGTTGATAGAACAGGTACTTTCTTGGGCACATTATGGGAATCGAGATCCAATGTGGCAGTGACTCTACTGGAAGCTGGTTTAGCAAGGCTTCAAACTTCTTTTGGTACTGATAGAATCCAAGATGCTCATCTTCTCATGCAAGCTGAACAGGCAGCCAAAAGGCAGAAATTGAAG GTATGGGAGAATTACGTTGAGGGAGAGGAAGTTGCCAATGGTGGAGCAGCTGAAAAGCGCCAAAAAGAAGAGGTGAAG GTAACAGTCACTGAAGTTTTGGGAGGTGGTAAATTTTATGTTCAGTTGGTTTCCGACCAGAAAGTAGCTGCCATTCAGAAGCAGCTTGCTTCTCTAAATCTTCAAGAGGCTCCTGTAATTGGTGCCTTTAATCCAAAGAAAGGTGATATTGTTCTTGCTCAATTCAGTGCTGATAATTCATGGAACCGAGCAATG ATTGTCAATGCCCCTCGTGGTGCTGTGGAATCTTCCAAAGACAAGTTTGAAGTTTTCTACATTGATTATGGAAACCAAGAAGTTGTTTCTTACAGTCAGTTGCGGCCTCTAGAGGCATCTGTTTCCTCCAGTCCTGGTCTAGCTCAGCTCTGCAGTCTTGCTCATGTTAAAGTTCCTGGGCTAGAGGATGATTATGGTCAGGAAGCAGCTTACCGGCTAAGTGAGCTTCTTCTAAGTGGGCCAAAGGAATTCAGAGCTGCTATCGAGGAAAAAGACGCTTCAGGTGGAAAAGTCAAAGGTCAAGGAACAGGGACAATCTTTTTGGTGACTTTGGTTGATCCTGAAACTGATGTCAGCATAAATGCTACCTTGCTTAAG GAAGGACTTGCTAGGATGGAGAAAAGGAGGAGGTGGGAGCCCAAGGACAAACAACAGGCTCTGGATGAATTGGAGAAGTATCAAACAGAAGCACGACAGAAAAGACTTGCAATGTGGGAGTATGGAGATGTCGAGTCAGATGATGAGGATTCTGCTATCCCTGCTAAGAAAGCTGCTGGCAAACGGTGA